Proteins found in one Populus alba chromosome 14, ASM523922v2, whole genome shotgun sequence genomic segment:
- the LOC118034148 gene encoding F-box/FBD/LRR-repeat protein At1g13570 isoform X1, producing MDTELDRISSLPGHVLDQILSVLPIRDAVRTSALSRKWRYKWSQIPHLVFDTQCASITSQDQTIVKNELVNIIDSVLLLHNGPIYKFKLSHRDLLGVSDIDRWILHLSRGSTKEFVLEIWKGQRYKLPSCLFSFENLTHLELFNCLLKPPSAFKGFRNLKSLDLQHVTLAQEVFENLISSCALLERLTLMNFDGFTHLKINAPNLQFFDIGGIFDDVSFENTSLLTLVSIGLYANVRNVSHGSSSKFLRFFVNLPHIRRLEIQSYFIKYLALSKVPSRLPKPCMDLNYISIRINFNDFEENSAALCILKSCPNLQEIEMLGRPEEQADEEPQTGFWGDDQWKCLFGQLRLVKMVGISGIRSELDCIKFLLSNSPVLEQMTVKPASIEGGWELVKELLRFRRASIQAEVIYLEP from the exons ATGGACACAGAGCTGGACCGAATTAGCAGCTTGCCTGGGCATGTTTTAGACCAAATTTTATCAGTTTTGCCGATTAGAGATGCAGTGAGAACTAGTGCTTTATCAAGAAAGTGGAGGTACAAATGGTCTCAAATTCCTCATCTTGTGTTTGATACTCAATGCGCCTCGATAACTTCACAGGATCAAACTATAGTCAAGAATGAGCTTGTCAATATTATCGATAGTGTGCTTTTACTTCACAATGGTCCAATTTACAAGTTCAAACTATCTCACCGTGACCTCCTAGGTGTTAGTGATATTGATCGATGGATTCTTCATTTATCTAGAGGTTCTACCAAGGAATTTGTACTTGAGATATGGAAAGGGCAGCGTTATAAGTTGCCTTCTTGTTTGTTCTCGTTTGAGAACTTGACTCATCTGgaattatttaattgtttgcTGAAACCTCCTTCGGCTTTCAAAGGATTCCGGAATTTGAAGAGCCTCGACCTTCAGCATGTTACCCTGGCACAGGAGGTGTTTGAGAATCTAATTTCTAGCTGTGCTCTGCTTGAGAGGTTGACGTTGATGAACTTTGATGGTTTTACTCATCTTAAAATCAATGCTCCCAATCTTCAATTTTTTGACATTGGAGGTATTTTCGATGATGTTAGTTTCGAGAATACTTCTCTGTTGACTCTGGTTTCCATTGGATTGTATGCGAATGTCCGGAATGTGTCTCATGGGAGCTCTAGTAAATTCCTCAGGTTTTTTGTCAATCTGCCCCATATTCGAAGGCTTGAGATTCAGAGTTACTTTATTAAG TATTTGGCTCTCAGCAAAGTTCCAAGCAGGTTGCCAAAACCATGCATGGATTTGAACTACATTTCTATACGCATAAATTTCAATGACTTTGAAGAGAATTCCGCTGCCTTGTGCATCTTGAAAAGCTGCCCCAATTTGCAAGAAATAGAGATGTTG GGTCGCCCAGAGGAACAAGCTGATGAGGAACCACAAACTGGTTTCTGGGGAGACGACCAATGGAAGTGCCTATTTGGCCAACTGCGACTAGTGAAAATGGTTGGCATCTCTGGCATCAGATCTGAACTTGATTGCATTAAGTTTCTGCTTTCAAACTCTCCTGTGCTTGAGCAGATGACTGTTAAGCCTGCTTCCATCGAGGGGGGATGGGAGTTGGTAAAAGAATTGCTGCGCTTTCGGCGAGCCTCAATCCAGGCAGAAGTCATTTATCTGGAGCCATAA
- the LOC118034148 gene encoding F-box/FBD/LRR-repeat protein At1g13570 isoform X2: MDTELDRISSLPGHVLDQILSVLPIRDAVRTSALSRKWRYKWSQIPHLVFDTQCASITSQDQTIVKNELVNIIDSVLLLHNGPIYKFKLSHRDLLGVSDIDRWILHLSRGSTKEFVLEIWKGQRYKLPSCLFSFENLTHLELFNCLLKPPSAFKGFRNLKSLDLQHVTLAQEVFENLISSCALLERLTLMNFDGFTHLKINAPNLQFFDIGGIFDDVSFENTSLLTLVSIGLYANVRNVSHGSSSKFLRFFVNLPHIRRLEIQSYFIKYLALSKVPSRLPKPCMDLNYISIRINFNDFEENSAALCILKSCPNLQEIEMLRNKLMRNHKLVSGETTNGSAYLANCD, translated from the exons ATGGACACAGAGCTGGACCGAATTAGCAGCTTGCCTGGGCATGTTTTAGACCAAATTTTATCAGTTTTGCCGATTAGAGATGCAGTGAGAACTAGTGCTTTATCAAGAAAGTGGAGGTACAAATGGTCTCAAATTCCTCATCTTGTGTTTGATACTCAATGCGCCTCGATAACTTCACAGGATCAAACTATAGTCAAGAATGAGCTTGTCAATATTATCGATAGTGTGCTTTTACTTCACAATGGTCCAATTTACAAGTTCAAACTATCTCACCGTGACCTCCTAGGTGTTAGTGATATTGATCGATGGATTCTTCATTTATCTAGAGGTTCTACCAAGGAATTTGTACTTGAGATATGGAAAGGGCAGCGTTATAAGTTGCCTTCTTGTTTGTTCTCGTTTGAGAACTTGACTCATCTGgaattatttaattgtttgcTGAAACCTCCTTCGGCTTTCAAAGGATTCCGGAATTTGAAGAGCCTCGACCTTCAGCATGTTACCCTGGCACAGGAGGTGTTTGAGAATCTAATTTCTAGCTGTGCTCTGCTTGAGAGGTTGACGTTGATGAACTTTGATGGTTTTACTCATCTTAAAATCAATGCTCCCAATCTTCAATTTTTTGACATTGGAGGTATTTTCGATGATGTTAGTTTCGAGAATACTTCTCTGTTGACTCTGGTTTCCATTGGATTGTATGCGAATGTCCGGAATGTGTCTCATGGGAGCTCTAGTAAATTCCTCAGGTTTTTTGTCAATCTGCCCCATATTCGAAGGCTTGAGATTCAGAGTTACTTTATTAAG TATTTGGCTCTCAGCAAAGTTCCAAGCAGGTTGCCAAAACCATGCATGGATTTGAACTACATTTCTATACGCATAAATTTCAATGACTTTGAAGAGAATTCCGCTGCCTTGTGCATCTTGAAAAGCTGCCCCAATTTGCAAGAAATAGAGATGTTG AGGAACAAGCTGATGAGGAACCACAAACTGGTTTCTGGGGAGACGACCAATGGAAGTGCCTATTTGGCCAACTGCGACTAG
- the LOC118034147 gene encoding type IV inositol polyphosphate 5-phosphatase 11, with translation MGNWNTTFACKRSKSMRKQMDSMNHNTHHEGIRTVKVNKVCDFSGNSDLCICVVTWNMNGQMVYEDLVELVGSNSKSDLLVVGLQEVPPKNIARLLETALVDTHVLLGKAIMQSLQLYVFGPQNSGLSIKELKVDKHSVGGCGGLIRRKKGAVAICMSYNGIRMVFISCHLSAHARNVEQRNSQCRHISHSLFSKYRNPYSRPAQVTVWLGDLNYRIQGIETHPVRNLIQKNLHRFLTSKDQLLQEAERGQVFDGYCEGTLSFKPTYKYDVGSSNYDTSYKVRVPSWTDRILFKIQDMEEIRASLHSYEAVDDIHSSDHKPVKAHLCLKVNEQP, from the exons atgggaaATTGGAACACAACTTTTGCTTGTAAGAG ATCTAAGTCGATGAGGAAGCAAATGGATTCCATGAATCATAATACTCATCATGAAGGAATAAGGACCGTAAAGGTGAACAAGGTCTGCGACTTCTCTGGAAACTCAGACCTTTGCATTTGCGTAGTGACCTGGAACATGAATGGACAG ATGGTTTATGAAGACTTGGTGGAGCTGGTTGGGAGCAACTCCAAGTCTGATCTACTGGTGGTAGGTTTGCAAGAGGTGCCTCCGAAAAACATCGCACGGTTATTGGAAACAGCACTTGTGGATACTCATGT CCTGCTAGGAAAGGCAATCATGCAATCTCTTCAACTTTATGTTTTTGGACCTCAGAACTCGGGGCTTTCCATCAAAG AATTGAAGGTGGATAAACATTCTGTTGGTGGGTGTGGAGGATTAATTAGGAGAAAGAAAGGAGCTGTGGCCATCTGCATGAGCTacaatggcatccgaatggtgTTCATCTCCTGCCATCTTTCTG CTCATGCTCGTAACGTGGAACAGAGGAATTCACAATGCAGACACATATCACACAGCCTTTTCTCCAAGTACAGGAATCCTTACAGCAGGCCTGCTCAAGTCACGGTATGGCTGGGAGATCTTAACTACAGAATACAAGGGATAGAAACACATCCAGTCAGAAATCTTATACAGAAAAACCTTCACAGA TTTCTCACCAGCAAAGATCAACTTCTGCAAGAAGCTGAAAGAGGACAGGTGTTTGATGGATACTGCGAAGGGACATTGAGCTTTAAACCAACGTACAAGTACGATGTTGGAAGCAGCAACTACGATACAAGTTACAAG GTGCGAGTCCCATCGTGGACAGATCGAATCTTGTTCAAGATTCAAGACATGGAGGAAATCAGGGCAAGTTTGCATTCTTACGAGGCAGTTGATGACATTCACAGTTCGGATCACAAGCCGGTGAAAGCTCACCTCTGCCTGAAAGTTAATGAACAGCCATAG
- the LOC118034146 gene encoding protein DA1 isoform X1, with product MPVKKFDDHEQINIHDMGWLSKIFKGSRHNISRGHYHGNRGQDANYNAPSTSREAWLGQENEDIDRAIALSLLEDSQNGNIVVDNEIQVKEDEQLAKALQESLNVESPPRYGNGIPYQGNTYQPYPVHFPMGFRICAGCNTEIGQGRFLNCLNAFWHPECFRCHACSLPISDNEFSMTGNHPYHKSCYKECYHPRCEVCKLFIPTNPAGLIEYRASPFWIQKYCPSHEHDGTPRCCSCERMEPRDTGYVSLNDGRKLCLECLDSAVMDTKECQPLYLDIQEFYERLNMKVEQYVPLLLVERQALNEARGGEKNGHYHIPETRGLCLSEEQTISTVSRRPRFGAGNRAMGMITEPYKLTRRCEVTAILILYGLPRLLTGSILAHEMMHAWMRLKGIQTLSQDVEEGICQVLAHMWLDSELRSTSGSNVASSSASRTTKKGTRSPFERKLGEYFKHQIESDTSPVYGNGYRAGQQAVRKYGLERTLDHIRMTGKFPY from the exons ATGCCTG TTAAGAAATTTGATGATCATGAGCAAATAAACATACACGATATGGGTTGGCTTAGCAAGATTTTTAAAGGGTCCCGCCATAATATTTCAAGAGGGCATTATCATGGGAATCGTGGACAGGATGCTAACTATAATGCGCCTTCTACTTCAAGG GAAGCATGGTTGGGGCAGGAAAATGAAGATATAGATCGTGCTATTGCATTATCCCTTTTAGAGGACAGTCAAAATGGAAACATTGTCGTTG ATAATGAGATTCAAgtaaaagaagatgaacaacTTGCCAAAGCTTTACAAGAAAGTTTGAATGTTGAATCTCCTCCTCGATATGGAAATGGAATTCCATATCAAGGGAATACATATCAGCCTTATCCTGTTCACTTTCCAATGGGGTTCAG GATATGCGCTGGTTGCAATACAGAGATTGGCCAGGGAAGATTTCTAAATTGCCTCAATGCATTTTGGCATCCAGAATGTTTTCGTTGCCATGCTTGCAGCCTACCAATTTCTGATAATGAG TTCTCAATGACTGGAAATCACCCTTATCATAAGTCTTGCTACAAAGAGTGTTACCATCCACGATGTGAAGTCTGTAAACTCTTT ATTCCAACAAACCCAGCTGGTCTTATTGAATATAGGGCAAGTCCTTTTTGGATCCAGAAGTACTGTCCTTCTCATGAACATGATGGTACTCCTCGGTGCTGCAGCTGTGAGCGAATGGAG CCAAGAGACACTGGATATGTTTCCCTTAATGATGGTCGGAAGCTCTGTCTTGAGTGCCTGGACTCAGCAGTCATGGATACCAAGGAGTGCCAACCTCTTTATCTTGATATACAAGAATTTTATGAACGTTTAAATATGAAAGTGGAGCAGTATGTTCCACTACTCTTGGTTGAAAGACAAGCACTAAATGAAGCCCGGGGTGGAGAAAAAAAT GGCCATTACCACATACCAGAGACTAGAGGACTTTGCCTTTCTGAGGAACAAACCATTAGCACT GTATCAAGGCGACCAAGGTTTGGAGCAGGGAACCGAGCCATGGGTATGATAACAGAGCCTTACAAACTAACACGTCGTTGTGAGGTTACTGCAATTCTGATTTTGTATGGCCTCCCAAG GTTGCTTACGGGGTCAATCCTAGCTCATGAGATGATGCATGCATGGATGCGGCTGAAAG GTATCCAAACTCTCAGTCAAGATGTTGAAGAGGGCATTTGTCAGGTGCTTGCACACATGTGGTTAGATTCGGAGCTCAGATCCACTTCAGGCAGCAATGTTGCATCATCCTCTGCTTCCAGAACAACAAAAAAGGGTACAAGATCTCCATTTGAGAGAAAGCTTGGGGAGTATTTCAAGCATCAAATTGAATCAGATACTTCCCCAGTGTATGGAAATGGATATAGGGCTGGTCAGCAAGCAGTGAGGAAATATGGCCTCGAAAGGACACTTGATCATATACGAATGACAGGGAAGTTTCCATATTGA
- the LOC118034146 gene encoding protein DA1 isoform X2, which produces MGWLSKIFKGSRHNISRGHYHGNRGQDANYNAPSTSREAWLGQENEDIDRAIALSLLEDSQNGNIVVDNEIQVKEDEQLAKALQESLNVESPPRYGNGIPYQGNTYQPYPVHFPMGFRICAGCNTEIGQGRFLNCLNAFWHPECFRCHACSLPISDNEFSMTGNHPYHKSCYKECYHPRCEVCKLFIPTNPAGLIEYRASPFWIQKYCPSHEHDGTPRCCSCERMEPRDTGYVSLNDGRKLCLECLDSAVMDTKECQPLYLDIQEFYERLNMKVEQYVPLLLVERQALNEARGGEKNGHYHIPETRGLCLSEEQTISTVSRRPRFGAGNRAMGMITEPYKLTRRCEVTAILILYGLPRLLTGSILAHEMMHAWMRLKGIQTLSQDVEEGICQVLAHMWLDSELRSTSGSNVASSSASRTTKKGTRSPFERKLGEYFKHQIESDTSPVYGNGYRAGQQAVRKYGLERTLDHIRMTGKFPY; this is translated from the exons ATGGGTTGGCTTAGCAAGATTTTTAAAGGGTCCCGCCATAATATTTCAAGAGGGCATTATCATGGGAATCGTGGACAGGATGCTAACTATAATGCGCCTTCTACTTCAAGG GAAGCATGGTTGGGGCAGGAAAATGAAGATATAGATCGTGCTATTGCATTATCCCTTTTAGAGGACAGTCAAAATGGAAACATTGTCGTTG ATAATGAGATTCAAgtaaaagaagatgaacaacTTGCCAAAGCTTTACAAGAAAGTTTGAATGTTGAATCTCCTCCTCGATATGGAAATGGAATTCCATATCAAGGGAATACATATCAGCCTTATCCTGTTCACTTTCCAATGGGGTTCAG GATATGCGCTGGTTGCAATACAGAGATTGGCCAGGGAAGATTTCTAAATTGCCTCAATGCATTTTGGCATCCAGAATGTTTTCGTTGCCATGCTTGCAGCCTACCAATTTCTGATAATGAG TTCTCAATGACTGGAAATCACCCTTATCATAAGTCTTGCTACAAAGAGTGTTACCATCCACGATGTGAAGTCTGTAAACTCTTT ATTCCAACAAACCCAGCTGGTCTTATTGAATATAGGGCAAGTCCTTTTTGGATCCAGAAGTACTGTCCTTCTCATGAACATGATGGTACTCCTCGGTGCTGCAGCTGTGAGCGAATGGAG CCAAGAGACACTGGATATGTTTCCCTTAATGATGGTCGGAAGCTCTGTCTTGAGTGCCTGGACTCAGCAGTCATGGATACCAAGGAGTGCCAACCTCTTTATCTTGATATACAAGAATTTTATGAACGTTTAAATATGAAAGTGGAGCAGTATGTTCCACTACTCTTGGTTGAAAGACAAGCACTAAATGAAGCCCGGGGTGGAGAAAAAAAT GGCCATTACCACATACCAGAGACTAGAGGACTTTGCCTTTCTGAGGAACAAACCATTAGCACT GTATCAAGGCGACCAAGGTTTGGAGCAGGGAACCGAGCCATGGGTATGATAACAGAGCCTTACAAACTAACACGTCGTTGTGAGGTTACTGCAATTCTGATTTTGTATGGCCTCCCAAG GTTGCTTACGGGGTCAATCCTAGCTCATGAGATGATGCATGCATGGATGCGGCTGAAAG GTATCCAAACTCTCAGTCAAGATGTTGAAGAGGGCATTTGTCAGGTGCTTGCACACATGTGGTTAGATTCGGAGCTCAGATCCACTTCAGGCAGCAATGTTGCATCATCCTCTGCTTCCAGAACAACAAAAAAGGGTACAAGATCTCCATTTGAGAGAAAGCTTGGGGAGTATTTCAAGCATCAAATTGAATCAGATACTTCCCCAGTGTATGGAAATGGATATAGGGCTGGTCAGCAAGCAGTGAGGAAATATGGCCTCGAAAGGACACTTGATCATATACGAATGACAGGGAAGTTTCCATATTGA
- the LOC140954519 gene encoding PHD finger-containing protein 6-like isoform X1, translated as MVSEVPVYITDMHFTAFSKAFHAHLETHCIISIDFSSLFSRGGFKFDVATQQMFYGGFQAQLPCRVHRKAYESSRKIPLILQVKLLPQCDIWEDLFQDSCPDFCDIALYFFPSANIERSKENHASLFRLMETENAAMRSYIDGVELLIFTSKQLHVESQDIIARSGMGNFLWGVFRHAKHDKIICNKFPSLATPLGSQHDDHANMDRDEAVGMEIDMVGGTVLGRIDVAVSKESSSRFCVESNKETVDEDALKSNILYSFKDLDSTVEHEISKPEQAHHLVA; from the exons ATGGTGTCTGAGGTCCCTGTTTATATTACTGATATGCATTTTACAGCATTCTCTAAAGCATTCCACGCTCACTTAGAAACTCATTGTATAATTTCTATTgatttctcctctcttttctcaAGGGGAGGCTTCAAGTTTGATGTTGCCACACAACAAATGTTTTATGGTGGATTCCAGGCTCAGCTGCCATGCAGAGTACATAGGAAAGCTTACGAGTCTTCACGGAAGATTCCATTAATCCTTCAAGTTAAATTACTTCCTCAATGTGATATTTGGGAAGACCTATTCCAAGACAGTTGTCCAGATTTCTGTGATATTGcactttattttttcccttctgCTAATATTGAGAG ATCAAAAGAGAACCATGCTAGCCTATTCCGGCTTATGGAAACAGAAAATGCAGCGATGAGAAGTTACATTGATGGTGTAGAGTTGTTGATATTCACATCTAAACAGCTGCATGTGGAATCGCAGG ATATTATTGCAAGGTCAGGCATGGGAAACTTCTTATGGGGAGTTTTCCGGCATgcaaaacatgataaaattatttgtaacaaATTCCCTTCATTGGCTACTCCTTTGGGAAGTCAACATGATGACCATGCCAACATGGATAGAGATGAGGCTGTTGGCATGGAAATTGACATGGTAGGTGGAACTGTTTTAGGTAGGATTGACGTGGCTGTTTCAAAAGAATCATCCAGTAGGTTCTGTGTGGAGTCTAACAAGGAAACTGTTGATGAAGATGCCTTGAAATCCAATATCTTATATTCTTTCAAGGATTTGGATTCCACTGTCGAACATGAAATTTCTAAACCTGAACAAGCTCACCATTTGGTTGCTTAG
- the LOC140954519 gene encoding PHD finger-containing protein 6-like isoform X2, whose amino-acid sequence MFYGGFQAQLPCRVHRKAYESSRKIPLILQVKLLPQCDIWEDLFQDSCPDFCDIALYFFPSANIERSKENHASLFRLMETENAAMRSYIDGVELLIFTSKQLHVESQDIIARSGMGNFLWGVFRHAKHDKIICNKFPSLATPLGSQHDDHANMDRDEAVGMEIDMVGGTVLGRIDVAVSKESSSRFCVESNKETVDEDALKSNILYSFKDLDSTVEHEISKPEQAHHLVA is encoded by the exons ATGTTTTATGGTGGATTCCAGGCTCAGCTGCCATGCAGAGTACATAGGAAAGCTTACGAGTCTTCACGGAAGATTCCATTAATCCTTCAAGTTAAATTACTTCCTCAATGTGATATTTGGGAAGACCTATTCCAAGACAGTTGTCCAGATTTCTGTGATATTGcactttattttttcccttctgCTAATATTGAGAG ATCAAAAGAGAACCATGCTAGCCTATTCCGGCTTATGGAAACAGAAAATGCAGCGATGAGAAGTTACATTGATGGTGTAGAGTTGTTGATATTCACATCTAAACAGCTGCATGTGGAATCGCAGG ATATTATTGCAAGGTCAGGCATGGGAAACTTCTTATGGGGAGTTTTCCGGCATgcaaaacatgataaaattatttgtaacaaATTCCCTTCATTGGCTACTCCTTTGGGAAGTCAACATGATGACCATGCCAACATGGATAGAGATGAGGCTGTTGGCATGGAAATTGACATGGTAGGTGGAACTGTTTTAGGTAGGATTGACGTGGCTGTTTCAAAAGAATCATCCAGTAGGTTCTGTGTGGAGTCTAACAAGGAAACTGTTGATGAAGATGCCTTGAAATCCAATATCTTATATTCTTTCAAGGATTTGGATTCCACTGTCGAACATGAAATTTCTAAACCTGAACAAGCTCACCATTTGGTTGCTTAG